Proteins found in one Haloferax litoreum genomic segment:
- a CDS encoding potassium channel family protein has protein sequence MSISGDGPGLSKAKSRLGRYLAGAATLMLTYAVVYRWAAGQFAGEDVSYLQSLHVVVETFTTTGYGEQTRFWVDSPPLLALSILMQLTGVTTVFLTLPLFLVPLVEDALRTAPPTSTDLSDHVVICTFTPRGDALVDELDAMDVPYVVLESDRDLAEDLFGKGYEVVHGDPESVESLEAVNASETLAIVADDDDETNASIILAAKQAAPSSRVVSLIENPRVAEYHRYAGADQVVSPRRLLGESLAGKATTSVSSALGDAIEIGEDFEVAELLVQRGSPVEGETIAESGIARLTGVNVIGAWFSGKFVSPPAPDDVIDEHTILLVVGREKRLEELRSLTLSSARRFRRGTVIVAGYGEVGSTAAETLASSGVPHLVVDKEPKPGVDVVGDITDPKTLAEANVTEARGVLLALDDDTTAVFATLVSERVSEETEVIARANETESISKLYRAGADYVLALSTVAGRMLASTVLDEEVIAPQSQIEIVRTQAPGLVGRTLAGADVRAKTNCTIIAVERAGELLTEVGPDLRVQSEDDLVVAGLDKDIYRFNEQFG, from the coding sequence ATGTCTATTTCGGGTGACGGCCCCGGTTTGTCGAAAGCGAAATCTCGTCTCGGTCGTTACCTCGCGGGCGCGGCAACGTTGATGCTCACCTACGCAGTCGTCTATCGCTGGGCGGCGGGGCAGTTCGCCGGTGAGGACGTGAGTTACCTCCAGTCGCTCCACGTCGTCGTCGAGACGTTCACGACCACTGGGTACGGCGAACAGACGCGGTTCTGGGTCGACTCACCGCCACTGCTCGCGCTCTCTATCTTGATGCAACTCACCGGCGTGACCACCGTCTTCCTCACGCTCCCGTTGTTCCTCGTTCCACTCGTCGAAGACGCGTTACGGACCGCGCCGCCGACGTCCACCGACCTCTCGGACCACGTCGTCATCTGCACGTTCACTCCGCGTGGAGACGCACTCGTCGACGAACTCGACGCGATGGACGTCCCGTACGTCGTCCTCGAATCGGACCGTGACCTCGCCGAAGACCTGTTCGGAAAAGGGTACGAAGTCGTCCACGGCGACCCCGAATCGGTCGAGTCGCTGGAAGCGGTGAACGCATCCGAAACGCTCGCAATCGTCGCCGACGACGACGACGAGACGAACGCGAGTATCATCTTGGCCGCGAAGCAGGCCGCACCGTCGAGTCGTGTCGTCAGTCTCATCGAAAACCCTCGCGTCGCGGAGTATCACCGCTACGCCGGTGCGGACCAGGTGGTCTCGCCCCGCAGACTCCTCGGTGAGAGTCTCGCCGGGAAGGCGACCACGTCCGTCTCCTCTGCACTCGGTGACGCGATAGAAATCGGTGAGGACTTCGAAGTCGCAGAACTGCTGGTCCAGCGCGGGAGTCCGGTCGAAGGTGAGACCATCGCCGAGAGCGGTATCGCCCGTCTCACCGGCGTCAACGTCATCGGGGCGTGGTTCTCAGGGAAGTTCGTCTCGCCACCTGCGCCAGACGACGTCATCGACGAACACACGATTCTCCTCGTCGTCGGGCGCGAGAAGCGACTCGAAGAACTTCGCTCGCTCACCCTCTCGTCGGCGCGTCGCTTCCGCCGGGGAACGGTCATCGTCGCGGGGTACGGCGAAGTCGGGTCGACGGCCGCAGAGACACTCGCGAGTTCGGGTGTCCCCCATCTCGTCGTCGACAAAGAGCCGAAACCCGGCGTGGACGTGGTCGGTGACATCACCGACCCGAAGACGCTCGCGGAGGCGAACGTCACCGAAGCGCGCGGCGTCCTCCTCGCCCTCGACGACGACACGACGGCAGTGTTCGCGACACTCGTCTCAGAGCGTGTCTCCGAAGAGACCGAAGTCATCGCGCGGGCGAACGAGACCGAGAGCATCTCGAAACTCTACCGCGCTGGGGCGGACTACGTGCTGGCACTCTCCACCGTCGCGGGGCGCATGCTCGCGTCGACGGTCCTCGACGAGGAAGTCATCGCGCCGCAGTCCCAGATAGAAATCGTTCGGACGCAGGCACCGGGCCTCGTCGGGCGAACGCTCGCCGGGGCGGACGTGCGAGCGAAGACGAACTGCACCATCATCGCCGTCGAGCGTGCGGGAGAACTCCTCACCGAAGTCGGGCCCGACCTGCGTGTCCAGTCGGAAGACGACCTCGTCGTCGCCGGCCTCGACAAAGATATCTACCGATTCAACGAGCAGTTCGGCTGA
- a CDS encoding SAM-dependent methyltransferase — MTRHDDAFVRYLRSKETVDDHALHRPTLADLGDRLEDHAESNPGEPLRVVSVGAGTGAMCRRLLSWGVFDAHDDIKYVMVDRRTGMADQAAKAFAKWSHAAGWSAEPTRDGFRIERHGRRVSLTYVTSDLFDAMSALPKALDLVIAHAVFDLLPLRRAVDSLVSRLVDGGYLYAPITFDGRTAFRPSHEADDEVLAAYHETMHDGDSAGTDAGADLLSVLPQFGANIVSAGGSDWVVHPEHEDHERVFLDRILGFVEESVGAAETVDNETLKRWLATRHQQLERDQLSYIAHNVDILAQLG; from the coding sequence GTGACCAGACACGACGACGCGTTCGTTCGCTACCTCCGGTCCAAAGAGACGGTGGACGACCACGCGCTCCACCGACCGACACTCGCGGACCTCGGAGACCGTCTGGAAGACCACGCCGAGTCGAATCCGGGCGAACCGCTCCGCGTCGTCTCCGTCGGAGCGGGGACCGGTGCGATGTGTCGTCGCCTGCTCTCGTGGGGCGTCTTCGACGCGCACGACGACATCAAGTACGTCATGGTCGACCGGCGAACGGGAATGGCCGACCAAGCGGCGAAAGCCTTCGCGAAGTGGTCGCACGCCGCCGGATGGTCGGCCGAACCGACACGAGACGGGTTCCGAATCGAGCGCCACGGACGGCGCGTTTCGCTCACGTACGTGACGAGCGACCTCTTCGACGCCATGTCGGCCCTCCCGAAGGCACTCGACCTCGTCATCGCGCACGCCGTGTTCGACCTCCTTCCACTTCGCCGCGCCGTCGATTCACTCGTCTCTCGCCTCGTCGACGGCGGGTACCTCTACGCACCCATCACCTTCGACGGGAGAACGGCGTTCCGCCCGTCACACGAGGCAGACGACGAGGTGCTCGCCGCCTACCACGAGACGATGCACGACGGCGACAGCGCAGGGACGGACGCCGGTGCGGACCTCCTCTCGGTCCTCCCGCAGTTCGGCGCGAACATCGTCAGTGCGGGCGGGTCCGATTGGGTCGTCCACCCAGAACACGAGGACCACGAACGTGTCTTTCTCGACCGAATCCTCGGGTTCGTCGAAGAGTCGGTCGGTGCTGCCGAGACCGTGGACAACGAGACGCTCAAACGGTGGCTTGCGACGCGACACCAGCAGTTAGAGCGCGACCAACTCTCGTACATCGCCCACAACGTCGATATTCTCGCACAACTCGGCTAA
- a CDS encoding phytoene/squalene synthase family protein, which translates to MSRHADARPPATDDDLDWCHDAVQGVSRTFALTVDVLDEPMSSYICIGYLLCRVADTVEDSSSISPGEQAHLLRLYDSALDPDDDTDIDEFVAAVEPHLPPEGERSDDWMVVANAARVFRTFDALPDDVREAVTPPVRELVSGMAMFVERHSDTGGLRIQSREELEEYCYYAAGTVGNLITNLVTRGNVDRERSSRLYDTAEEFGLLLQLVNIAKDVHDDYTAENNVYLPAEWLDEEGVPQEEVVEPQNLSKTASVVFRTATHAKSFVDDAQTYLETVPLRDGNTLAAWAIPFLLAVGTLRELLANPEHAVTGEGVKVSRQEVFAVVSAMNGASSESLAEMRNTIARQPFHRTTTNAD; encoded by the coding sequence ATGTCTCGACACGCCGATGCCCGGCCACCGGCAACCGACGACGACCTTGACTGGTGTCACGATGCAGTTCAGGGTGTCTCGCGTACCTTCGCCCTCACCGTGGACGTCCTCGACGAACCGATGTCTTCCTACATCTGTATTGGCTATCTCCTCTGCCGAGTCGCCGACACCGTGGAAGACTCGTCGTCGATTTCGCCCGGCGAGCAGGCCCATCTCCTTCGACTCTACGACAGCGCACTCGACCCAGACGACGACACCGACATCGACGAGTTCGTCGCTGCGGTCGAACCACATCTTCCACCCGAAGGCGAACGTTCCGACGACTGGATGGTCGTCGCGAACGCCGCCCGCGTCTTCCGCACGTTCGACGCACTCCCGGACGACGTTCGCGAGGCGGTCACGCCGCCCGTGCGCGAACTCGTCTCGGGGATGGCGATGTTCGTCGAACGCCACTCGGATACGGGCGGCCTCCGTATCCAATCGCGCGAAGAACTCGAAGAGTACTGTTACTACGCCGCGGGGACCGTCGGCAACCTCATCACGAACCTCGTGACGCGGGGGAACGTCGACCGCGAACGCAGTTCGCGCCTCTACGACACGGCCGAGGAGTTCGGCTTGCTTCTCCAACTCGTCAACATCGCCAAAGACGTTCACGACGACTACACCGCCGAGAACAACGTCTACCTCCCCGCCGAATGGTTGGACGAAGAGGGCGTCCCGCAAGAGGAAGTCGTCGAACCACAAAACCTGAGCAAGACAGCGTCCGTCGTCTTCCGGACGGCCACGCACGCCAAGTCGTTCGTCGACGACGCCCAGACCTATCTGGAGACGGTTCCACTGCGCGACGGCAATACGCTCGCCGCGTGGGCAATTCCGTTCCTCCTCGCGGTTGGCACCCTCCGGGAACTCCTCGCCAACCCGGAGCACGCGGTGACCGGAGAAGGCGTCAAAGTCTCGCGCCAAGAGGTGTTCGCCGTGGTGTCGGCCATGAACGGCGCCAGTTCCGAATCACTCGCCGAGATGCGGAACACCATCGCTCGGCAACCGTTCCACCGGACGACCACGAACGCCGACTGA
- a CDS encoding protein sorting system archaetidylserine synthase (This PssA-like phosphatidyltransferase, along with a PssD-like decarboxylase, is required in Haloarchaea for the archaeosortase ArtA to replace the PGF-CTERM sorting signal with a C-terminal lipid anchor.) translates to MRPRFVGRLGLADVVTAGNAALGFVAAVLTAIDVRLAAKAILLAAIADGLDGVVARRYGGTEAGPYLDSLADVASFGVAPALLVVTVVREMWAFDRLRVVLGVAIAALFVAAAVIRLALYTAYDSDSDETVGVPTTLAATILSAGVLVGFVDPMLLVVLSAIMAGLMLSDVTYPDLHAQDALVMGVVQGLAIVLSGSLGEGFAFGLLFLALGYLFLGPRFYWG, encoded by the coding sequence ATGAGACCCCGATTCGTCGGCCGGTTAGGCCTCGCGGACGTGGTCACCGCCGGCAACGCGGCACTCGGGTTCGTCGCTGCGGTGTTGACCGCAATCGACGTTCGCCTCGCCGCCAAGGCGATTCTCCTCGCCGCGATAGCCGACGGACTGGATGGGGTCGTCGCCCGCCGCTACGGTGGAACAGAAGCCGGACCGTACCTCGATTCACTCGCCGACGTGGCCTCGTTCGGTGTCGCACCGGCACTTCTCGTCGTCACCGTCGTCCGGGAGATGTGGGCCTTCGACCGACTGCGAGTCGTCCTCGGCGTCGCTATCGCGGCACTGTTCGTCGCTGCCGCCGTGATTCGGTTGGCCCTCTACACCGCCTACGACAGCGACAGCGACGAAACAGTCGGCGTGCCGACGACGCTCGCCGCGACTATCCTCTCGGCCGGCGTCCTCGTCGGGTTCGTCGACCCGATGCTCCTCGTCGTCCTCTCGGCTATCATGGCCGGACTGATGCTCTCCGACGTGACGTACCCAGACTTACACGCGCAGGACGCACTCGTGATGGGCGTGGTGCAGGGACTCGCCATCGTCCTCTCTGGGTCGCTCGGAGAAGGGTTCGCGTTCGGCTTGCTGTTCTTGGCGCTCGGCTATCTGTTCTTGGGGCCGCGGTTCTACTGGGGATAG
- a CDS encoding acyl-CoA dehydrogenase, whose protein sequence is MDFTLTAEQKQIRDMVAEFVDEEVKPRAAEIDETDEFPADLVKEMGELGLMGMPFPEEYGGAGLDYHSYAIGLEEISRGSGGLGTIVAAHTSLAGNMLYEFGNEDQKQTYLTPVNEGTDIGAFALSEPGAGSDVPAMETTAVKDGDEYVVNGGKLWISNGSVADTVILFAKTDPDAGNKGISSFVVRPEEDDGFIVEGTEHKLGDKGCPTAELRFDDMRIPEDRLLGDEGDGFIHALKTLNGGRITIAARSVGIARAALDDAVKYAGEREQFDQPIGDFQAIKHKLADMDTKVQAAKLLMHKAADLKMRDETFIKEAAQAKLYASEISREVANEGIQIHGGYGYTKDFAAERYYRDAKLNEIYEGTSEILRNTIGDWVQK, encoded by the coding sequence ATGGACTTCACGCTCACTGCTGAGCAGAAGCAAATCAGAGACATGGTCGCGGAGTTCGTCGACGAGGAGGTCAAACCTCGGGCGGCCGAAATCGACGAAACCGACGAGTTCCCTGCCGACCTCGTCAAAGAGATGGGCGAACTGGGCCTGATGGGGATGCCCTTCCCTGAGGAGTACGGTGGCGCGGGCCTCGACTACCACTCGTACGCTATCGGCCTCGAAGAGATTTCGCGAGGCTCCGGTGGACTGGGTACCATCGTCGCCGCGCACACGAGTCTCGCTGGCAACATGCTCTACGAGTTCGGGAACGAAGACCAGAAGCAGACCTACCTCACGCCGGTCAACGAAGGGACAGATATCGGCGCGTTCGCCCTCTCGGAACCCGGCGCAGGCAGCGATGTACCCGCCATGGAGACGACGGCAGTCAAAGACGGCGACGAGTACGTCGTCAACGGCGGGAAGCTCTGGATTTCGAACGGCTCGGTCGCCGATACGGTCATCCTGTTCGCGAAGACTGACCCCGACGCGGGCAACAAGGGTATCTCCTCGTTCGTCGTCCGACCCGAGGAGGACGACGGATTCATCGTCGAAGGCACGGAGCACAAACTCGGTGACAAGGGCTGTCCGACTGCCGAACTCCGCTTCGACGACATGCGTATCCCCGAAGACCGACTCCTCGGCGACGAGGGTGACGGGTTCATCCACGCACTGAAGACGCTCAACGGTGGCCGCATCACCATCGCGGCGCGCTCTGTCGGTATCGCGCGGGCGGCCCTCGACGACGCCGTGAAGTACGCCGGCGAACGCGAGCAGTTCGACCAGCCAATCGGCGACTTCCAGGCCATCAAGCACAAACTCGCCGACATGGACACGAAGGTGCAAGCCGCGAAACTCCTCATGCACAAGGCCGCAGACCTGAAGATGCGCGACGAGACGTTCATCAAGGAGGCCGCACAGGCGAAGCTCTACGCCTCTGAAATCTCTCGTGAAGTCGCCAACGAAGGCATCCAGATTCACGGTGGCTACGGCTACACCAAGGACTTCGCCGCCGAACGCTACTACCGCGACGCGAAACTCAACGAGATATACGAGGGAACGAGCGAGATTCTCCGCAACACCATCGGCGACTGGGTCCAGAAGTAA
- a CDS encoding cytochrome c oxidase subunit 3, with protein MSTEEAHDDHGHHLPAVQDWPRGFGEASWWPFVTAVGGAGIYTGAGLYVMGQDGIVGSALGPAVFIGSIFLFLAGIYGWLYHAFVSHFWSRDANQKSAAKLRWGMIAFLGSELATFGALFAYYFFIRAGAWPPQELPPLTGSLVLANTALLIASSFTLHWAHIAIRNENRRNFILGLAATLLLGVIFIGGQVYEYYEFIVHEGFDLTSGIFGSAFYGLTGLHGLHVSMGAVLLGIVFVRALRGQYSAERHVSVSTASMYWHFVDVVWIFLVVVLYVGAEVGA; from the coding sequence ATGAGTACCGAAGAAGCACACGACGACCACGGCCACCACCTGCCGGCGGTCCAGGACTGGCCGCGCGGCTTCGGCGAGGCGAGTTGGTGGCCGTTCGTCACCGCCGTCGGGGGCGCAGGCATCTACACCGGTGCCGGTCTGTACGTCATGGGACAGGACGGAATCGTTGGGTCGGCGCTCGGCCCCGCCGTGTTCATCGGCAGCATCTTCCTCTTCCTGGCCGGTATCTACGGCTGGTTGTACCACGCCTTCGTGAGCCACTTCTGGTCGCGCGACGCGAACCAAAAGAGTGCGGCGAAACTCCGCTGGGGCATGATTGCCTTCCTCGGGTCCGAACTCGCGACGTTCGGTGCGCTGTTCGCCTATTACTTCTTCATCCGCGCAGGAGCGTGGCCCCCGCAGGAGCTCCCACCACTGACCGGGTCGCTCGTGTTGGCGAACACTGCCCTCCTGATTGCGTCGAGTTTCACGCTCCACTGGGCACATATCGCCATCCGTAACGAGAACCGTCGAAACTTCATCCTCGGCCTCGCCGCCACGCTCCTCCTCGGGGTCATCTTCATCGGCGGTCAGGTGTACGAGTACTACGAGTTCATCGTGCACGAAGGGTTCGACCTCACGTCGGGTATCTTCGGGTCGGCCTTCTACGGCCTCACCGGCCTCCACGGGCTTCACGTGAGCATGGGCGCTGTGCTTCTCGGCATCGTGTTCGTCCGCGCACTCCGCGGTCAGTACTCCGCCGAACGCCACGTCTCCGTGAGCACGGCCTCGATGTACTGGCACTTCGTCGACGTCGTCTGGATTTTCCTCGTCGTCGTCCTGTACGTCGGCGCGGAAGTCGGCGCGTAA
- a CDS encoding DUF7111 family protein produces MTEQEASANDITARYYVTDTERVLEFDREGRTAAVAQNISGYAMLKVRPTVDGDELERYYGFDMALDHAAELLGVSPTDLPVPEDAADMGM; encoded by the coding sequence ATGACCGAACAGGAGGCGTCTGCCAACGACATCACTGCACGGTACTACGTCACCGATACTGAACGCGTCCTCGAATTTGACCGGGAGGGTCGAACCGCCGCCGTGGCGCAGAACATCAGCGGCTATGCGATGCTCAAAGTTCGCCCGACGGTCGATGGCGACGAGCTAGAACGCTACTACGGATTCGACATGGCACTCGACCACGCCGCAGAACTCCTCGGTGTCTCGCCGACGGACCTTCCGGTTCCGGAGGATGCGGCGGACATGGGGATGTGA
- a CDS encoding CDP-alcohol phosphatidyltransferase family protein, with protein sequence MSENSPTTTERTLSTATRQTRRRVLGSGLFAIVGVVSVGAALRSVAGAVSAARWTTGAVLVVGGLWAYTYAHAAENVHTSEWRGNERVSYETLGAPTVVTLARGVLVAGIGGLAGVAALGPAPDWVPWVAALAYGVAVVLDVLDGFLARRLNRVTELGGRLDTAVDAFGLLVAPLTAVVLGELPWWYLSVGAARYLFVAGLWWRTRTGRPTFDLPPRTSRRVLAGLQMAVVPIALAPGVADRWMPLVAGLAASGLLLGFGRDWLYVSGRIDVETPAPRTPPTKD encoded by the coding sequence ATGTCTGAGAACTCACCGACCACGACTGAGCGCACTCTGTCGACGGCGACACGACAGACTCGCCGGCGAGTTCTCGGTAGCGGGTTGTTCGCAATCGTTGGCGTCGTGAGCGTGGGGGCCGCCCTCAGAAGCGTTGCTGGCGCTGTGAGCGCCGCGAGGTGGACGACTGGGGCAGTGCTCGTCGTCGGGGGACTCTGGGCCTACACGTACGCCCACGCGGCAGAGAACGTCCACACGAGTGAGTGGAGAGGCAACGAGAGAGTGAGTTACGAGACGCTCGGTGCCCCTACTGTCGTCACACTGGCCCGAGGCGTCCTCGTGGCTGGTATCGGTGGACTCGCTGGTGTCGCTGCGTTGGGTCCCGCTCCCGACTGGGTGCCGTGGGTTGCTGCACTGGCCTACGGTGTCGCCGTCGTGCTCGACGTGCTGGACGGGTTTCTCGCCCGTCGTCTGAACCGCGTCACGGAACTTGGCGGACGACTCGATACCGCCGTCGACGCGTTCGGCCTCCTCGTCGCCCCGCTCACGGCCGTCGTCCTCGGTGAGTTGCCGTGGTGGTATCTCTCGGTCGGTGCGGCACGGTACCTCTTCGTCGCCGGTCTCTGGTGGCGCACGCGGACCGGGCGGCCGACGTTCGACCTTCCACCGCGAACGTCCCGCCGTGTCCTCGCTGGCCTCCAGATGGCCGTCGTTCCGATTGCACTCGCACCGGGAGTTGCCGACAGGTGGATGCCTCTCGTCGCTGGTCTCGCCGCGAGCGGTCTGCTCCTCGGATTCGGTCGCGACTGGTTGTACGTCTCTGGCCGAATCGACGTGGAGACGCCTGCGCCGAGAACTCCCCCGACGAAAGATTAG
- a CDS encoding penicillin acylase family protein, with protein sequence MNTTTRAAVAVVCTAALVATSVLGGSFLGLAAPLSGDLYESAAPEGATQVDSPYGPASVWYDDDGVPHIDAENEEALYFAVGYVQARDRLFQMDLQRRLVGGELSAVVGESTLESDRFYRSLDFQSAAEASWQSVRGTEVGTPIEAFTAGVNHYAGTGPLPPEYALLDAEFEAWTPTDTLLVGKLISWQLSGSFADLRRATAVSRLGTNATELYPATLDHDVPIIRDPAESDAAPFSPADVVENASATNANVGGDFGALAEWTDAYDKDPTYGSNNWVVSGEHTASGRPLLANDPHLALTVPPVWYEMHLSTDQMDVRGVGFPGIPMVVIGRTADAAWGVTNVGGDFTDLYTYEMRDGGYVYEGEVREFDTETETIEVADGENVEIAVRKSVHGPVIERGGRTVGVAWPGFSATNESLGVYRLNHADSVDDIQDALRIWDVPAQNFVAADRAGNTLYYPAGQYPIRVTDGEVVRGDTIFDGSAGEGEWRGYEPYGQSSWDGFVPFESIPHVENPDVLATANQRTIDGPAFYMGTSLTYADPYRGQRIYDLLDDAVADGDVTVETMQQVQRDVRSEAATGFSPYATSSDAVAQMSPGARELSAELEGWDGQMRADSRAALVYRIWVDEFRTATFADEFEPQGMDDSYYPRLSVLQRLDADSQWYDNRSTLEHTETRADISAQAMNRTADRLDEEGWETYGDFNTLDMNHPFDREFTNYPERPMNGSRFTVFNFRSAGSTQAGSSWRMVVDFSDEDDSLGVIPGGQRGVFWSSHYHDQLDEWADGEYKALTLDRPSGSPDIVFGGGQ encoded by the coding sequence ATGAATACCACGACCCGCGCCGCCGTCGCCGTTGTGTGTACCGCGGCGCTCGTGGCCACGTCGGTCCTCGGAGGGTCGTTCCTCGGACTCGCTGCCCCGTTGTCAGGCGACCTCTACGAATCGGCCGCCCCCGAAGGGGCGACACAGGTCGACAGTCCGTACGGGCCCGCGAGCGTCTGGTACGACGACGACGGCGTCCCGCACATCGACGCGGAGAACGAGGAGGCACTCTACTTCGCAGTCGGGTACGTTCAGGCGCGTGACCGACTGTTCCAGATGGACCTCCAGCGACGACTCGTCGGCGGGGAACTCTCGGCCGTCGTCGGCGAGTCGACGCTCGAATCCGACCGCTTCTACCGGAGTCTCGACTTCCAGTCCGCCGCCGAGGCGTCGTGGCAATCGGTTCGCGGAACCGAGGTTGGAACCCCAATCGAGGCGTTCACCGCCGGGGTGAACCACTACGCTGGAACGGGACCACTTCCGCCGGAGTACGCTCTCCTCGACGCCGAGTTCGAGGCGTGGACGCCGACCGATACCCTCCTCGTCGGCAAACTCATCTCGTGGCAACTGTCGGGGTCGTTTGCCGACCTCCGCCGAGCGACTGCGGTGTCGCGTCTCGGAACGAACGCCACGGAACTCTACCCGGCGACACTCGACCACGACGTGCCCATCATCCGTGACCCTGCCGAGTCTGATGCGGCACCGTTCTCGCCGGCGGATGTCGTCGAGAACGCGTCTGCGACGAACGCGAACGTCGGTGGCGACTTCGGTGCCCTCGCCGAGTGGACCGACGCCTACGACAAAGACCCGACCTACGGGTCGAACAACTGGGTCGTCTCTGGCGAACACACCGCGTCTGGCAGACCACTCCTCGCGAACGACCCGCACCTCGCACTGACCGTCCCACCCGTCTGGTACGAGATGCACCTCTCGACCGACCAGATGGACGTTCGCGGTGTCGGATTCCCCGGCATCCCGATGGTCGTCATCGGCCGAACCGCAGATGCCGCGTGGGGCGTGACGAACGTCGGCGGCGACTTCACCGACCTCTACACCTACGAGATGCGCGACGGCGGATACGTCTACGAGGGCGAGGTCCGCGAGTTCGACACCGAGACGGAGACGATAGAAGTCGCCGACGGCGAGAACGTCGAGATAGCCGTTCGAAAGTCGGTCCACGGGCCTGTCATCGAACGCGGCGGCCGGACCGTCGGCGTCGCGTGGCCGGGGTTCTCCGCGACGAACGAGTCACTCGGCGTCTATCGACTCAACCACGCCGACTCGGTTGACGACATTCAGGACGCACTCCGCATCTGGGACGTGCCCGCGCAGAACTTCGTCGCCGCGGACCGCGCGGGGAACACGCTGTACTACCCCGCCGGACAGTACCCGATTCGCGTCACCGACGGTGAAGTCGTCCGCGGAGACACCATCTTCGACGGGTCCGCCGGAGAGGGTGAGTGGCGTGGGTACGAACCCTACGGCCAATCCTCGTGGGACGGATTCGTGCCGTTCGAGTCCATCCCACACGTCGAAAATCCGGACGTCCTCGCCACGGCGAACCAGCGAACCATCGACGGCCCGGCGTTCTACATGGGTACCTCTCTGACCTACGCCGACCCCTACCGCGGGCAGCGCATCTACGACTTACTGGACGACGCCGTCGCAGACGGAGACGTGACTGTCGAGACGATGCAGCAGGTACAACGCGACGTGCGCTCCGAGGCGGCGACCGGATTCTCCCCATACGCGACGAGTTCCGACGCTGTGGCGCAGATGTCGCCCGGCGCACGGGAGTTGTCCGCCGAACTCGAGGGCTGGGACGGTCAGATGCGCGCCGACTCACGCGCCGCACTCGTCTATCGCATCTGGGTCGACGAGTTCCGAACCGCGACGTTCGCCGACGAGTTCGAACCGCAGGGTATGGACGACTCGTACTACCCGCGTCTGTCCGTCCTCCAGCGACTGGACGCCGACTCCCAGTGGTACGACAACCGTTCGACGTTGGAACACACGGAGACCCGTGCCGATATCTCCGCACAGGCGATGAACCGCACCGCGGACCGACTCGACGAGGAGGGATGGGAGACCTACGGCGACTTCAACACGCTCGATATGAACCACCCGTTCGACCGTGAGTTCACGAACTACCCCGAGCGCCCGATGAACGGGTCGCGTTTCACCGTGTTCAACTTCCGCTCCGCCGGGTCGACGCAGGCGGGCAGTAGTTGGCGGATGGTCGTCGACTTCTCGGACGAAGACGACTCACTGGGCGTCATCCCCGGCGGTCAACGCGGTGTCTTCTGGTCCAGCCACTACCACGACCAACTCGACGAGTGGGCCGACGGCGAGTACAAGGCGCTCACACTCGACCGACCGTCTGGGTCGCCCGATATCGTCTTCGGAGGTGGCCAATGA
- a CDS encoding DNA-binding protein, translating into MWFQSGRRRDLCAILYDAGELRGQKLKTRLENYYDIRLDPQSFYATLDALVDAGHLERRVRGIHDVYGLTDEGARRVESYYAWLTERVESGEKRTADADVRTTD; encoded by the coding sequence ATGTGGTTCCAGAGCGGCCGGCGACGTGACCTCTGCGCCATCCTCTACGACGCAGGCGAACTCCGGGGACAGAAGTTGAAGACGCGACTCGAGAACTACTACGACATCCGACTCGACCCGCAGTCGTTCTACGCGACGCTCGACGCACTCGTGGATGCGGGCCACCTCGAACGACGAGTACGGGGGATACACGACGTGTATGGACTCACCGACGAAGGAGCGAGACGGGTCGAATCGTACTACGCGTGGCTCACCGAACGCGTAGAAAGTGGCGAAAAGCGGACGGCGGACGCCGACGTGCGGACTACCGACTGA